The following coding sequences are from one Triticum aestivum cultivar Chinese Spring chromosome 5A, IWGSC CS RefSeq v2.1, whole genome shotgun sequence window:
- the LOC123105883 gene encoding uncharacterized protein, which translates to MPLVPADYKNVIRPLFDKVRPCVVSIEAYAKAVIKEETLPLADEHKDVTNVKKEENKWKAAGTGFVVHCSNNFTVVTVHTSFKFQGQNAVVKFSDGTEATDTRVIKLKGPMNLIVANIPHGDWKAVRYDQIREDGYSQIVLSIFSLMYWRLPCVCRIISPRCTAVLANGRKVPGSEQTFSFNLPVAGKQRKDEYENHDKQFCYLRDYVLGAPVFDTYGKLVGFVNQCGKAFDFKFGVRSEYLQDALYKWLAGKQWKDVLNPRSQIWHPDDKEHVDSSVGLRGGVGGLPHVPLDQEDNFQFDSSVGLRGGVGGRGFAVCASVEEDNFQFDSLIASGDKEKESEGEKVVVVDKVSSDIVDLRTNNFVADGVITKYLKHLSSTKLNNDDEVYLADATVSSAYAQDASAINVELLRRSRLVLLPVNNNTNFGRADMGTHWSLFLIDAINGPPPQFYHMDSLDGLNRSAADRLATALGAVFPDAPGVVQVSTPRQKKSYDCAIYVMALAKSIITWWKSRTESTKHWMQMIQTDVTEENVHTLRHDFADRLEQDEKNQKVECNKEEKAKE; encoded by the exons ATGCCTCTG GTTCCAGCAGACTATAAGAATGTCATACGTCCTCTATTTGACAAAGTAAGACCATGTGTTGTTTCTATTGAAGCATATGCCAAGGCTGTCATCAAAGAGGAAACATTGCCATTGGCAGATGAACATAAGGATGTCACAAACGTCAAAAAGGAGGAAAACAAATGGAAAGCTGCTGGGACCGGATTTGTAGTTCACTGCAGCAATAATTTCACGGTTGTAACAGTGCATACATCTTTCAAGTTCCAAGGCCAAAACGCAGTTGTGAAGTTCTCGGATGGAACGGAAGCTACCGATACAAGGGTGATTAAACTGAAAGGGCCCATGAACCTTATTGTGGCAAATATTCCTCATGGTGATTGGAAAGCAGTTCGGTATGACCAAATCAGAGAGGACGGGTATTCTCAGATTGTGCTCTCCATTTTCTCCCTAATGTATTGGCGATTACCGTGTGTATGTCGTATTAT TTCGCCAAGATGCACTGCTGTCCTTGCCAATGGCCGCAAGGTCCCTGGAAGTGAGCAGACCTTCAGCTTCAACCTTCCAGTGGCAGGAAAACAACGGAAAGACGAATATGAAAATCATGATAAGCAGTTTTGTTACTTGAGAGATTACGTTCTTGGAGCTCCGGTCTTCGATACATATGGAAAACTTGTTGGATTTGTTAATCAATGTGGAAAGGCTTTTGACTTTAAGTTCGGCGTGAGATCAGAATATTTACAAGATGCATTGTATAAGTGGTTGGCGGGGAAACAATGGAAG GATGTACTCAACCCAAGGTCGCAGATTTGGCATCCAGACGACAAGGAGCACGTTGATTCGTCAGTGGGACTGAGGGGAGGTGTAGGGGGTTTGCCGCATGTGCCTCTGGATCAAGAAGACAACTTTCAGTTTGATTCGTCGGTGGGACTAAGGGGAGGTGTAGGGGGTAGGGGGTTTGCCGTATGTGCCTCTGTAGAAGAAGACAACTTTCAGTTTGATTCGTTAATAGCTAGTGGCGACAAGGAAAAGGAATCTGAAGGAGAGAAAGTGGTGGTGGTGGACAAGGTCAGCTCAGACATTGTGGATCTTCGTACCAACAATTTCGTAGCAGACGGTGTTATCACCAAGTACTTGAAACATTTATCTTCTACTAAGCTCAATAATGATGATGAAGTGTATCTTGCTGATGCAACGGTGTCTTCGGCGTATGCTCAAGATGCTTCAGCCATCAATGTCGAGTTACTACGACGCAGTCGCCTTGTGCTCTTGCCGGTTAACAACAACACCAATTTTGGGCGGGCAGACATGGGCACACATTGGTCTTTATTCCTTATTGATGCCATCAACGGGCCACCACCACAGTTCTACCACATGGATTCTCTGGATGGACTAAACCGTTCTGCTGCAGATCGTCTTGCTACAGCACTCGGTGCAGTCTTCCCTGACGCACCCGGTGTTGTGCAGGTGTCCACACCAAGACAAAAAAAATCGTATGATTGTGCAATATATGTCATGGCGTTGGCAAAAAGTATCATTACATGGTGGAAAAGCAGAACCGAGTCCACAAAGCATTGGATGCAAATGATACAGACAGACGTGACCGAAGAGAATGTCCATACCTTGAGACACGACTTTGCTGATCGACTAGAGCAGGATGAAAAAAATCAAAAGGTTGAGTGCAATAAGGAGGAGAAAGCCAAGGAGTGA
- the LOC123101781 gene encoding guanine nucleotide-binding protein alpha-1 subunit-like, translating into MISMQARSHCILPWKVTIPVTNSIPYIFLNIYLQINLLFWTGFDVAEYKGYTTVNHVIVYQTIKLMYDGAKELAQGESDYSKYAILPDNQLRNKLREAEPDPDDSQNQAPLLSLSLAPTLQMANNTLPATAAVQLRASIFCC; encoded by the exons ATGATATCTATGCAGGCAAGATCCCATTGTATTCTTCCCTGGAAAGTTACAATCCCAGTGACAAATAGTATACCTTACATTTTTCTGAACATCTATCTCCAGATAAATCTTCTTTTCTGGACCGGCTTTGATGTGGCGGAATACAAGGGCTATACGACAGTCAACCATGTCATCGTGTACCAGACAATCAAA TTAATGTATGATGGGGCTAAAGAGCTTGCCCAAGGGGAATCTGACTACTCAAAATATGCTATTTTACCTGATAATCAG CTAAGAAATAAGTTAAGAGAGGCGGAACCCGACCCTGATGACAGCCAAAATCAGgccccactcctctctctctctctggcaccTACTCTTCAGATGGCCAACAACACTTTGCCAGCAACGGCTGCTGTCCAGTTAAGAGCAAGTATATTTTGTTGCTGA